Proteins from a single region of Chrysemys picta bellii isolate R12L10 chromosome 9, ASM1138683v2, whole genome shotgun sequence:
- the LOC135973712 gene encoding uncharacterized protein LOC135973712, which translates to MQADNRKRAPAWTVREVLDLIAVWGEDSVLAELRSKRRNAKTFEKISKGMMERGHNRDSDQCRVKVKALRQAYQKTKEANGRSGSEPRTCRFYAELHAILGGAATTTPPVIVDSGSGIVSSATPEDSADGGEEEEEEDELAESTQHSFLPNSQDLFLTLTEVPSQPSQASTQDSDPMEGTSAAANSSSLPPPSRRLSQIRRRKKRTRDEMFSEIMESSRSDRAHLNEWKETVSKYRKEASEREDRRDQREDRRDQREERRDARDERWWQEDQRRQDATLGLLREQTDMLRRLVELQERLQENRLPLQPLFHPPPSPCSVSSSPRRVRTRGGRLRTPSHSTPVDSPSKRLSFF; encoded by the exons atgcaggctgataatcgaaaaagagcaccagcatggaccgtgagggaggtactggatctgatcgctgtatggggagaggattcagtgcttgcagaacttcgttctaaaagacgaaatgccaaaacttttgaaaaaatctccaagggcatgatggagagaggccacaatagggactcagatcagtgccgcgtgaaagtcaaggcgctcagacaagcctatcaaaaaacaaaggaggcaaacggtcgctccgggtcagagccgcggacatgccgcttctacgccgagctgcatgcaattctagggggggccgccaccactaccccacctgtgatcgtggattccgggtcggggatagtctcatcagcgacacctgaggattctgccgatgggggagaggaggaggaggaggaggatgagcttgcagagagcacacagcactcctttctccccaacagccaggatctttttctcaccctgactgaagtaccctcccaaccctcccaagccagtacccaagactctgaccccatggaagggacctcag cagctgcaaattcctcaagcctccctcctccatcccgaaggctatcacagataaggcgtcgtaagaagagaacgcgagacgagatgttttctgaaattatggaatccagccgcagtgacagagctcatctgaatgagtggaaggaaacagtttcaaagtataggaaagaagccagtgaacgtgaggacaggagggaccaacgtgaggacaggagggaccaacgtgaggagaggagagatgctcgagatgagaggtggtggcaggaagatcagaggaggcaggatgcaacgctggggctgctgcgtgagcaaacagacatgctccggcgtctggtggagcttcaggaacggctgcaggaaaacagactgccgcttcagcccctgttccaccctcccccctccccatgttccgtatcctcctcacccagacgtgtaagaacgcgggggggaaggctccgtacaccttctcattccaccccagtagacagcccaagcaaaaggctgtcatttttttaa